A DNA window from Actinomadura coerulea contains the following coding sequences:
- a CDS encoding DUF7715 family protein encodes MALKLLTATNSSQGFRGNDFDWCVEGELVHIGTVCARDRDDPDGGCGCGRSFAGLNSHRATTTAMVREIPGFTDADYVLAIRSSLEQQGCDPSFAEHEAALLRCLVRDWPVGVVVERRLDEIVVRQVVQP; translated from the coding sequence ATGGCCTTGAAACTTCTCACCGCCACCAACTCCAGCCAGGGATTCCGCGGCAACGACTTCGACTGGTGCGTCGAGGGCGAGCTGGTCCACATCGGGACGGTGTGCGCCCGCGACCGCGACGACCCCGACGGCGGCTGCGGGTGCGGCCGCTCCTTCGCCGGGCTCAACTCCCATCGCGCCACGACCACCGCGATGGTCCGCGAGATCCCGGGCTTCACCGACGCCGACTACGTCCTGGCCATCCGCTCCAGCCTCGAACAGCAGGGCTGCGACCCCTCCTTCGCCGAGCACGAGGCGGCCCTGCTGCGCTGCCTCGTGCGCGACTGGCCGGTGGGGGTGGTCGTCGAGCGGCGGCTGGATGAGATCGTGGTACGGCAGGTCGTCCAACCCTAG
- a CDS encoding neutral zinc metallopeptidase encodes MCGGERFEPDNAAYCPSGDFVTRDAHLMRSGYARGDAWVYLVISHEWGHAVQNRLRRGLVSPAAELRADCLAGAALYGSSDDGTLRFEDGDEQELVDAFEVIGDRAPWTRPGDHGSAVQRLRTFSRGGEKGARACFT; translated from the coding sequence GTGTGCGGGGGCGAGCGGTTCGAACCCGACAACGCGGCCTACTGCCCGTCCGGCGACTTCGTCACCCGGGACGCCCACCTGATGCGGTCGGGCTACGCGCGCGGCGACGCGTGGGTCTACCTGGTGATCTCCCACGAGTGGGGCCACGCGGTACAGAACAGGCTCCGGCGCGGCCTGGTGTCGCCCGCCGCGGAGCTGCGGGCCGACTGCCTCGCGGGCGCCGCCCTCTACGGCTCGTCCGACGACGGCACGCTGCGCTTCGAGGACGGCGACGAGCAGGAGCTGGTGGACGCCTTCGAGGTCATCGGCGACCGGGCGCCCTGGACCAGGCCAGGCGACCACGGCTCGGCCGTCCAGCGCCTGCGCACCTTCTCGCGCGGCGGCGAGAAGGGCGCGCGGGCCTGCTTCACCTGA
- a CDS encoding enoyl-CoA hydratase-related protein produces the protein MSEDDDVLLHRDGPFTTITMNRPRRRNALSRDFLLRLTGAFREAGGTDALGVVLAANGPVFSAGHDFADMAGGSHADVRDLLRVCTDLVRTIQSVPQVVVARVHGLATAAGCQLVASCDLAVAARSAGFAAPGGKGGWFCHTPLVAISRNVGRKRAAEMALTGEVVDAATAAEWGLVNYAVPDDELDKAVDDLLRRATQGSPRSKALGKQAMYAQFDRPEQDAYAYAIEVMAASSQTPEAQEGMTAFLEKRRPEWPA, from the coding sequence ATGAGCGAAGACGACGACGTCCTCCTTCACCGCGACGGCCCCTTCACCACGATCACGATGAACCGGCCGCGCCGCCGCAACGCGCTCTCCCGCGACTTCCTCCTCCGGCTCACGGGGGCGTTCCGGGAGGCCGGGGGGACCGACGCCCTCGGCGTGGTCCTCGCCGCGAACGGCCCGGTCTTCTCCGCCGGCCACGACTTCGCCGACATGGCAGGCGGGTCCCACGCCGACGTCCGCGACCTGCTGCGGGTCTGCACGGACCTGGTGCGGACGATCCAGTCCGTCCCGCAGGTGGTGGTGGCCCGCGTCCACGGCCTCGCGACGGCCGCCGGCTGCCAGCTCGTGGCGAGCTGCGACCTCGCCGTCGCCGCGCGGAGCGCGGGCTTCGCCGCGCCCGGCGGCAAGGGCGGCTGGTTCTGCCACACGCCCCTGGTGGCGATCTCCCGCAACGTCGGCCGCAAGCGCGCCGCCGAGATGGCCCTGACCGGCGAGGTCGTCGACGCGGCCACGGCCGCGGAGTGGGGGCTGGTCAACTACGCGGTCCCCGACGACGAGCTCGACAAGGCCGTCGACGACCTCCTGCGGCGCGCCACCCAGGGCAGCCCGCGCAGCAAGGCGCTCGGCAAGCAGGCGATGTACGCCCAGTTCGACCGCCCCGAGCAGGACGCCTACGCCTACGCGATCGAGGTGATGGCCGCGTCCAGCCAGACCCCGGAGGCGCAGGAGGGGATGACGGCGTTCCTGGAGAAGCGCCGCCCGGAGTGGCCCGCGTAG
- a CDS encoding MTH1187 family thiamine-binding protein: protein MLVAFSVTPLGAGEEVGELVAEAVRVVRASGLPNRTDAMFTTIEGEWDEVMAVVKAATDAVAARAPRVSLVVKADIRPGVTGALDAKVESVERRLR from the coding sequence ATGCTCGTCGCGTTCTCGGTCACCCCGCTCGGCGCGGGCGAGGAGGTCGGCGAGCTCGTCGCCGAGGCGGTCCGGGTGGTGCGGGCGAGCGGCCTGCCCAACCGGACCGACGCCATGTTCACCACGATCGAGGGCGAGTGGGACGAGGTGATGGCCGTGGTGAAGGCCGCCACCGACGCGGTCGCGGCGCGGGCGCCGCGGGTGAGCCTCGTCGTCAAGGCCGACATCCGGCCCGGCGTGACCGGCGCCCTCGACGCCAAGGTCGAGTCGGTGGAGCGCCGCCTCAGGTGA
- a CDS encoding MFS transporter: MSGRRRVAIGAGGAVVLLAALDAYVVTTILVPVVKDLGIPVNRLERVTPVLTGFLLGYVAAMPLLGQLSDRFGRRPVLQACLVFFAAGSVVTALAHGVPVLTGGRVVQGVAGGALLPVTMALAGDLWEERQRPVVLGAVGAAQELGSVLGPLYGAGIAAALDWRAIFWINLPLVAVAMVAVQVAVPGGRGSGPEMSEANRGVRGVVPPREAETSEANRGVVPPREARPGVDVVGGLLLALGLGLLVAAVYNPEPQESALPPWGPATLGAGAVVLAVFVLWEIRSRTRLLDLSGVRRGPLLATLGVSLLSGAALMVTLVDVVLVAQTVLHKDATDGALLLTRFLVALPVAAVAGGLVARRVGERWPMAVGMAVSAGGYLLIAGWPADLAGASYGPLPRMDVDLVVTGLGLGLVIAPVSSAVLAFVPAARHGVASAAVVVARMMGMLLGISALTAWGFHRFHALTADLRPPLPFLMSKGEFAAQMKIYNAALQDALRTEYREIFWITAGMCLLGALLALAAGARRDARPAVPADDRIRSSAPHIGPESGDDSATGDVPISERGNILGEDG, translated from the coding sequence GTGAGCGGGCGTCGCCGGGTCGCGATCGGCGCCGGCGGTGCGGTGGTGCTGCTGGCCGCGCTCGACGCCTACGTCGTGACGACGATCCTGGTGCCGGTGGTCAAGGACCTCGGGATCCCGGTGAACCGGCTGGAGCGGGTGACGCCCGTCCTGACGGGGTTCCTGCTGGGGTACGTGGCGGCGATGCCGCTGCTCGGGCAGTTGTCGGACCGGTTCGGGCGGCGGCCGGTGCTGCAGGCGTGCCTGGTGTTCTTCGCGGCCGGATCGGTGGTGACGGCCCTGGCGCACGGCGTTCCGGTGCTGACGGGAGGACGCGTCGTGCAGGGCGTCGCGGGCGGCGCGCTGCTGCCGGTGACGATGGCGCTGGCCGGCGACCTCTGGGAGGAGCGGCAGCGTCCGGTCGTGCTCGGCGCCGTGGGGGCGGCGCAGGAGCTGGGAAGCGTGCTCGGCCCGCTGTACGGGGCGGGGATCGCGGCGGCGCTCGACTGGCGGGCGATCTTCTGGATCAACCTGCCGCTGGTGGCGGTCGCGATGGTCGCCGTGCAGGTCGCGGTGCCGGGCGGGCGGGGGTCCGGCCCAGAGATGAGCGAAGCGAACCGGGGGGTGCGGGGGGTCGTCCCCCCACGGGAAGCAGAGACGAGCGAAGCGAACCGGGGGGTCGTCCCCCCACGGGAAGCGCGGCCCGGGGTGGACGTCGTGGGCGGTCTGCTGCTGGCTCTCGGGCTCGGCCTGCTGGTCGCCGCCGTCTACAACCCCGAGCCGCAGGAGTCCGCCCTGCCCCCGTGGGGACCGGCGACGCTGGGCGCGGGCGCCGTCGTCCTGGCGGTGTTCGTGCTGTGGGAGATCAGGTCCAGGACGCGGCTGCTCGACCTGTCGGGCGTGCGGCGGGGACCGCTGCTGGCGACGCTCGGCGTGAGCCTGCTGTCGGGCGCGGCGCTGATGGTGACGCTCGTGGACGTCGTGCTCGTCGCGCAGACCGTCCTGCACAAGGACGCGACGGACGGCGCGCTGTTGCTGACGCGGTTCCTCGTGGCGCTGCCCGTCGCGGCGGTGGCGGGCGGCCTGGTCGCGCGGCGGGTGGGGGAGCGGTGGCCGATGGCCGTGGGGATGGCGGTCTCCGCCGGCGGCTACCTGCTGATCGCCGGCTGGCCCGCCGACCTGGCGGGCGCGTCGTACGGCCCGCTGCCGAGGATGGACGTCGACCTCGTCGTGACGGGGCTCGGCCTCGGCCTGGTGATCGCGCCGGTCTCGTCGGCGGTGCTGGCGTTCGTCCCGGCCGCGCGGCACGGCGTCGCGTCCGCGGCCGTGGTCGTCGCGCGGATGATGGGGATGCTGCTCGGGATCTCCGCGCTCACCGCGTGGGGCTTCCACCGGTTCCACGCCCTCACGGCCGACCTGAGGCCGCCGCTGCCGTTCCTGATGTCCAAGGGCGAGTTCGCGGCGCAGATGAAGATCTACAACGCGGCCCTCCAGGACGCGCTGCGGACCGAATACCGGGAGATCTTCTGGATCACCGCCGGGATGTGCCTGCTCGGCGCGCTGCTCGCCCTGGCCGCCGGGGCACGGCGGGACGCGCGTCCGGCGGTCCCGGCCGACGACCGGATCAGGTCTTCGGCCCCGCATATCGGCCCGGAAAGTGGAGATGATTCGGCCACCGGTGATGTGCCGATCAGCGAGCGCGGGAATATCCTGGGAGAAGATGGCTAA
- a CDS encoding LppX_LprAFG lipoprotein — protein sequence MPRRILALVPVLLALVFTGACDGGSGGPAKKADFDAAQTLRQAAQAMGSLKSVAFTLESDGKTPVMVKGGDMKLLRGGDAEGTLAVEQQGQKVEMKVVAVGDSIYLDAGTGGWRKLPKGLAASVYDPSAVLDPQRGIAKLLTSAREPSPEAVEKVDGKEAYRVAAKLPKEEVAGLIPGIGEDMDGQVWVGKADHRLLKVRGAFPKDQGSVTIRFTEFDAPYKISAPR from the coding sequence ATGCCCAGACGCATCCTCGCTCTCGTGCCCGTCCTGCTCGCGCTGGTCTTCACCGGCGCCTGTGACGGCGGGTCCGGCGGGCCCGCGAAGAAGGCCGACTTCGACGCCGCGCAGACCCTCCGGCAGGCCGCGCAGGCCATGGGGAGCCTCAAGAGCGTCGCGTTCACCCTGGAGTCAGACGGCAAGACCCCGGTCATGGTGAAGGGCGGCGACATGAAGCTGCTCCGCGGTGGCGACGCGGAGGGGACGCTGGCGGTGGAGCAGCAGGGCCAGAAGGTCGAGATGAAGGTCGTCGCGGTCGGCGACAGCATCTACCTGGACGCCGGGACGGGCGGGTGGCGCAAGCTGCCGAAGGGCCTGGCGGCGAGCGTGTACGACCCGTCGGCGGTGCTGGACCCGCAGCGGGGGATCGCGAAGCTGCTGACGTCGGCGCGGGAGCCGTCGCCCGAGGCCGTGGAGAAGGTGGACGGCAAGGAGGCCTACCGGGTGGCGGCGAAGCTGCCCAAGGAGGAGGTCGCGGGCCTGATCCCCGGCATCGGCGAGGACATGGACGGCCAGGTCTGGGTGGGCAAGGCCGACCACCGGCTGCTGAAGGTCCGGGGGGCGTTCCCCAAGGACCAGGGGTCGGTGACGATCCGGTTCACCGAGTTCGACGCCCCGTACAAGATCAGCGCGCCGCGGTGA
- a CDS encoding ABC transporter ATP-binding protein: MANGTLAVRGLSVSYGRAVRALREVSLDVPAGSVTAVLGANGAGKTTLLRAISGTLPFHRGAVDAGTVRLGERSLVGLHPATVVAAGVVQVPEGRRVFGRLSVEENLRAGALGAPSRSDAAKARGRVLALFPLLAERARQRAGLLSGGEQQMLAIGRALMACPAVLLLDEPTLGLAPMMAERIAETVREINLQGTAILLIEQNAALALELSSSAHVLEVGAVTLRGPSAELAASDEVRRRYLGVGGEDAEAPEAGDGPSLERWSG; the protein is encoded by the coding sequence ATGGCGAACGGGACCCTCGCGGTCCGCGGGCTGTCGGTGAGCTACGGGCGGGCGGTGCGGGCCCTGCGCGAGGTCTCGCTGGACGTCCCGGCGGGATCGGTCACGGCCGTCCTCGGCGCGAACGGGGCCGGCAAGACGACCCTGCTCCGCGCGATCTCGGGCACGCTGCCGTTCCACCGCGGCGCGGTGGACGCGGGCACGGTGAGGCTCGGCGAGCGGTCCCTCGTGGGCCTGCACCCGGCCACCGTCGTGGCGGCCGGGGTCGTGCAGGTCCCGGAGGGCCGCCGGGTGTTCGGCCGGCTCAGCGTCGAGGAGAACCTGCGGGCGGGCGCGCTCGGCGCGCCGAGCAGGTCCGACGCCGCGAAGGCCCGCGGGCGGGTGCTCGCGCTGTTCCCGCTGCTGGCGGAGCGGGCGCGCCAGCGCGCGGGGCTGCTGTCGGGCGGCGAGCAGCAGATGCTCGCGATCGGGCGGGCGCTCATGGCGTGCCCGGCCGTGCTGCTGCTGGACGAGCCGACGCTCGGACTCGCGCCGATGATGGCCGAGCGCATCGCCGAGACCGTCCGGGAGATCAACCTTCAGGGCACGGCGATCCTGCTGATCGAGCAGAACGCGGCGCTGGCGCTGGAGCTGTCGTCGTCCGCGCACGTGCTGGAGGTCGGCGCGGTGACGCTGCGCGGACCGTCGGCGGAGCTGGCGGCGAGCGACGAGGTCAGGCGCCGCTACCTCGGCGTCGGCGGCGAGGACGCCGAGGCGCCCGAGGCCGGGGACGGGCCCTCGCTGGAGCGGTGGTCCGGATGA
- a CDS encoding 3-keto-5-aminohexanoate cleavage protein codes for MLQVCPNGSRTEGVPTSPEEIAAAVRAAADVGARDVHLHPKDDAGADTLEAPRVAETLAAVRAATPSIPVGVTTGAWAAPDPVERAALVRSWTVLPDHASVNFHEEGAELVAEALFERGVAIEAGIFSGTDAAARFLRWPHAHHVLRILAEVTDTDAETATDTAKALLRDLGTRLSRPILLHGEDGGAWPVLRLAVRLNLDVRIGLEDTLELPDGSPAADNAVLVQTARALLLP; via the coding sequence ATGCTCCAGGTCTGCCCGAACGGAAGCCGGACCGAGGGCGTTCCGACGTCCCCGGAGGAGATCGCAGCCGCGGTCCGCGCCGCGGCCGACGTCGGGGCGCGGGACGTCCACCTGCATCCCAAGGACGACGCGGGCGCCGACACCCTGGAGGCGCCCCGGGTCGCCGAGACCCTCGCCGCCGTCCGCGCCGCGACCCCGTCGATCCCCGTCGGGGTGACCACCGGCGCCTGGGCCGCGCCCGACCCGGTCGAGCGCGCCGCGCTGGTGCGCTCCTGGACCGTCCTGCCCGACCACGCCTCGGTGAACTTCCACGAGGAGGGCGCCGAGCTGGTCGCCGAGGCGCTGTTCGAACGCGGCGTCGCCATCGAGGCGGGGATCTTCTCCGGCACCGACGCGGCGGCGCGGTTCCTCCGCTGGCCGCACGCCCACCACGTGCTGCGGATCCTCGCGGAGGTCACCGACACCGACGCGGAGACCGCGACCGACACCGCCAAGGCGCTGCTGCGCGACCTCGGCACGCGCCTGTCGCGGCCGATCCTGCTGCACGGCGAGGACGGCGGCGCGTGGCCGGTGCTGAGGCTCGCGGTCAGGCTGAACCTCGACGTCCGCATCGGGCTGGAGGACACCCTCGAACTGCCCGACGGCTCTCCCGCCGCCGACAACGCGGTCCTCGTCCAGACGGCCCGCGCCCTCCTCCTGCCGTAG